One genomic segment of Sphaerodactylus townsendi isolate TG3544 linkage group LG07, MPM_Stown_v2.3, whole genome shotgun sequence includes these proteins:
- the PPP1R3B gene encoding protein phosphatase 1 regulatory subunit 3B isoform X2 — MRILDSTPHKPTMAVDVAMQLYLRSPSFRRDGFAYKIAPKPKKPLRPCIHLSTMKELNDLGAEVKNLQSARVKKRVTFADNRGLALTMVKVFSEFDDPLDIPLNITELIDNIVGLTTADRDDFVLDFVQPSADYLDFRNRLQADYVCLENCVLKDKAISGTVKVRNITFEKTVKIRMTFDTWKTFTDYPCQYVKDTYAGSDKDTFSFEINLPERVPPHERMEFAVHYESDGKVYWDSNKGLNYRIIRAELKSAREISHPQGESGFGIAFDQFGSPRCSYGLFPEWPSYSGYEKRGPYY, encoded by the exons ATGAG aatacTGGACTCCACTCCTCACAAGCCCACAATGGCAGTGGATGTAGCGATGCAGTTGTACCTGCGCTCACCCTCTTTCCGAAGGGATGGTTTTGCTTACAAAATTGCTCCGAAGCCCAAGAAACCTTTGCGGCCATGTATCCATTTGAGCACCATGAAAGAATTAAATGATCTGGGAGCAGAAGTAAAAAATCTACAGAGTGCCAGAGTGAAAAAGCGGGTGACCTTCGCAGACAACAGGGGCTTGGCTTTAACAATGGTGAAGGTGTTCTCCGAGTTTGATGACCCGTTGGATATTCCGTTAAACATCACGGAACTAATAGACAACATTGTGGGCCTGACGACGGCAGACAGAGACGATTTTGTCTTAGATTTTGTGCAGCCTTCTGCTGATTATTTGGACTTCCGAAATCGACTCCAGGCAGACTATGTCTGCCTCGAGAACTGTGTGTTGAAAGATAAAGCCATTTCAGGCACTGTGAAAGTCAGGAACATTACATTTGAGAAGACCGTGAAGATCCGGATGACATTCGATACCTGGAAAACCTTCACGGACTATCCATGCCAGTATGTCAAAGACACATATGCAGGTTCAGATAAGGACACCTTCTCTTTTGAGATCAACTTGCCAGAGAGAGTTCCACCCCACGAAAGGATGGAGTTTGCGGTGCATTACGAAAGCGATGGAAAAGTGTATTGGGATAGCAACAAAGGTCTGAATTACAGAATCATTCGAGCCGAACTCAAATCTGCTCGAGAGATTTCCCACCCTCAGGGGGAATCTGGTTTTGGGATTGCCTTTGACCAGTTTGGAAGCCCCAGGTGTTCCTATGGGTTATTTCCCGAATGGCCAAGTTATTCGGGGTATGAAAAACGTGGGCCTTATTACTGA
- the PPP1R3B gene encoding protein phosphatase 1 regulatory subunit 3B isoform X1, translating into MPQTRIRSGSSCLWVSGILDSTPHKPTMAVDVAMQLYLRSPSFRRDGFAYKIAPKPKKPLRPCIHLSTMKELNDLGAEVKNLQSARVKKRVTFADNRGLALTMVKVFSEFDDPLDIPLNITELIDNIVGLTTADRDDFVLDFVQPSADYLDFRNRLQADYVCLENCVLKDKAISGTVKVRNITFEKTVKIRMTFDTWKTFTDYPCQYVKDTYAGSDKDTFSFEINLPERVPPHERMEFAVHYESDGKVYWDSNKGLNYRIIRAELKSAREISHPQGESGFGIAFDQFGSPRCSYGLFPEWPSYSGYEKRGPYY; encoded by the exons atgcCGCAGACTAGGATACGATCTGGATCCAGCTGCCTCTGGGTTTCAGG aatacTGGACTCCACTCCTCACAAGCCCACAATGGCAGTGGATGTAGCGATGCAGTTGTACCTGCGCTCACCCTCTTTCCGAAGGGATGGTTTTGCTTACAAAATTGCTCCGAAGCCCAAGAAACCTTTGCGGCCATGTATCCATTTGAGCACCATGAAAGAATTAAATGATCTGGGAGCAGAAGTAAAAAATCTACAGAGTGCCAGAGTGAAAAAGCGGGTGACCTTCGCAGACAACAGGGGCTTGGCTTTAACAATGGTGAAGGTGTTCTCCGAGTTTGATGACCCGTTGGATATTCCGTTAAACATCACGGAACTAATAGACAACATTGTGGGCCTGACGACGGCAGACAGAGACGATTTTGTCTTAGATTTTGTGCAGCCTTCTGCTGATTATTTGGACTTCCGAAATCGACTCCAGGCAGACTATGTCTGCCTCGAGAACTGTGTGTTGAAAGATAAAGCCATTTCAGGCACTGTGAAAGTCAGGAACATTACATTTGAGAAGACCGTGAAGATCCGGATGACATTCGATACCTGGAAAACCTTCACGGACTATCCATGCCAGTATGTCAAAGACACATATGCAGGTTCAGATAAGGACACCTTCTCTTTTGAGATCAACTTGCCAGAGAGAGTTCCACCCCACGAAAGGATGGAGTTTGCGGTGCATTACGAAAGCGATGGAAAAGTGTATTGGGATAGCAACAAAGGTCTGAATTACAGAATCATTCGAGCCGAACTCAAATCTGCTCGAGAGATTTCCCACCCTCAGGGGGAATCTGGTTTTGGGATTGCCTTTGACCAGTTTGGAAGCCCCAGGTGTTCCTATGGGTTATTTCCCGAATGGCCAAGTTATTCGGGGTATGAAAAACGTGGGCCTTATTACTGA